ttcctgaataggtgagtcttcagggccttcttgaagcctgtgattgtgggggtcagtcttatgtgtcttggtaaggagttccagagtatgggggatgcacgggagaaatcttggaggcggttgtgtgaggagcggatgagagaggagcggagcaggacgtcattggaggatctgaggttacgtgtgggcaggtagcaggaccAATAATATCGGGTAacttaattaggctgagtgccagctgGTCTAGAAATCACACCATTCTATgtgttggtattcattcttcGCTCAGCAAAAAATGTATGCTGATGCACCTTTATTCAAGAAcacaggggttaaatagtagcagagaaggaagtgatataacaacgtaagttttcatattcattcctaattggtatgggacatctcaatcaaacagaaaaagtgaaAACCAAAGTGATGGCCAAGGGGCTCATATATTTTGACATTGGAAAAGGGCTTATAGCCGGAAGAAAATTTCCTGTATTCACCCTGGGGGCTTTGCAGGGAGAGAACACAGTAGAATGGTATGTTCAGATAGAGAAATTGGTGCTGATTTTCAGGCAGATACTACTTCAAAATTGGCACCAAATTCTGACCTGAGTCTTCCTCTTGTATTCAAGAGGAGACAGAATCCAAATTAGATGCTGAAAAATAACTGCCCTGATTTATTTAGCCCGAATTAGATCTATTCATTTGGGGCTAACTCGTGAATGAAAGTCGAAGCCAAGGGACAAAAAGTGGAGGAGTTGAGGCAGAAGTCTGACTcttaattcctctttactttcttccATGTGAACCAGCCTTAAGTCGGTCTCTTTTCTTCCTGGTGTTACTTGCTGCTTCATTCTCTACAAACTACGATACACAGAACCAAAAGGAAAGCTTTTCATACTCTTCTTGACTACTATTGTGTGTTGCTGTGTTGTGGTTCTATAAGTTTTCACTGCCTGTGGCCGACTCAGTCGTCATATTTTGCCTTCTGTTTCTGAACTTCCAAATGTGCCTTAATAATATTTCTTTGTTATGCTGAAGGCCATTGAAGAACAATCAAGGAGTAAGCCAGAAGTGAAAAGGCCATTTCTTCGTAGAGGTGAAGGGCTTGCTAGGTTTAAAAGTGCCCCAACTAAACAAAGCAAACATCAGGAGGCCAAAGCCATTCCTCAGAAGGCTTCAGAAGTCCCTGTTCCTCATAAAATGGAGAAAGTGCACCTTCAGAGGAAAATTGCACCACTGAGCAAAGATCTGGCATCTGAAAATGGTTCAGGAGCAGCCAAAATTCCAGCTGTACCTGGAAGAGAGAAGAGTGAGTCCATGCAGAAAAAATCTGTTCTGAAAAACCACAACTTAAAACGTAGCTTGTCCTTTGCACATGGACAGCTAGAAGATAAAACCACCTTCAGTGGGAGAAGTTCTGTTCCCCTGGAGAGAAAAGGATTGCCAGAACTGGATAAAGAAAATGTGGACAGCGCAAAGTCCACTGAAGCAGGCAATAAGGTCCAGGATGGTGACTCCAAAAGTGCCAACCCTGCAGAAATATCATTCGAAATTTCCTTCCAAAAACGAGCAGTGAAATGGGAGAAGGAGAAACAGAAGGAACACTATGAATTGGATGAATTTTTGCTCCTGGAACAAGCTGCTGATGAACTCTCCTTTTCCAGCAACTCTTCGTTTGTCCAGAAACTACTTGACCCTAATTTTCAGAATGACAGTCGCAGGTTGTCGTCTACACCAGTTAAGTCTACGGAGAAGCACCACGAAAAAGTCTGTAACCCTATAAGGACTACAAGTGGAGGAACGTCGAATCAGAGAATGGAGGCGTTAGGGTCTTTGTCAAAAACTGATCCTAAAGTTGGACTTCTTGAGAAAATTGGAAAGAACTCATCTGAGTTACATAGGACTAGTGAAGAGGCAAAAAAATCTCATGTTTCCGACCCCGTTTCAAGTGAAGGAGACTATGCATCTTCAGGAGATGAACATGGTAACTCAGTTTCCAGTAATAATGAAGAAGTAGACAGTGATGAGGGCATCAACACCAAAGAACTCAAGGAGTCTCCTAAACGACTCACCCGACACAGTAAGGGCAGGGATTTCGATCTTGACTTATCTGATGGAGAAGAAAATGATAGTAAAGAGCAAACACTATTGGCAGACAACGATAAAACATCCTTgaaagatgatgatgatggttcTTCATCCTCTGACTCAAGTCAAGTAGTGTTTGATGATGAGCGGACTTGGGATGACCTCGGGAATGTGCAAAGTTTGAAGGGTGTTTATGAAAGTAATTTTGCTACGAAGCAGTTTATTCCATCTGAGTATACCAGCAGTAGTCCTACAGATGCCCCAGACAAAGGCATCACAAGGAAAGTGGCATCAAAAAAAGGAGACCAGCTTAAAGCTACAACTACtagtactccagatactcctCCAGCTTCAGAACTCATGATGAAGTTGTTTCCAGCACTAAAGCCCAAAGCAAAACCAGAGGCTCAGAATGTAACAAAAACTGTGCCAAGTCAAGAAGGGCCAGGTAAGAACATATCAGTGGCAATACCCTCATTGCCCCGAACAGCTTTATTTGCATTGACCAAAACTCTGATCTTGGCAACTCAAGCACCAAGTCATAAGGGGAGAACACTGTtaggttagggccacctgaaTTAAACTATGGTGTGGGGTGGGTGGGCCTGTTTGGTTCTGATGACTGCCTTTAAAACAGCCATAGACTGGGGCCCCaccggaaaaattgcggcattttacagtaagggcaaagtggatgggattttagcgaatcccatgcccactttgcggtaaaaaccgcggtgcggacatatgtcgatttccaaaaccagcgcagttttggaaatagcagcatgtcaattatacttatggaattgGCGGTTTGCTCatgggtataattgtaacaaagttcgCGGAGGAAAATTccaaaactttctgtctaaagctatCTGGGAATATCTGCGATGCTGCAGTGTATTTTTTTGCTGCGgcacgtcccatggggccttagccttacatgtgttcacactaggttcacactagcattcggctttccattctttgggtccgcttacAAAGTTTCTGATCCCAtaaactaaaatggggtccgtcggGTTTCTAATATCTGTTGACCAAATGAGCAATTGGATGATGATCATCTAATGTTCATGGGCAGACTTGGAGATAAGCTGTTAGATCACATGACAACAGGGTGGAGCTAACCTGCTGTCTGCATGAATAGACATCCTTTAATGAAAACAAACTTGAAACGGGCATAGTCTTGCCGggtagtctgttctatgactatataagccttcatacatggtgtcttatcagtttttctgctgctgataTCTCCATTATGGCGACAGCACgttttacatttctctctggGGCTTTGGGTGTGTACAATAAAGAGAAGTTTGCCCTATCCATTACTAAGaatactggtttatttacatgtaattctgccaggagtaactgtacaatagcagctGAGAAAAACCCAAATGAACATCGTATAGGAGATACAGGAACACTGACCTGCAAATTAGGTAAGGTGATCCCTGACACAGGAAAAGGGCACAGTCAGGAAAGTTGTTGTCTGTGAAAAATATCCCATCTGCAACCACTCAAATCGCCAGGAGTGAAGTCACCACTGTCACTGTGAATGTCTTGCATCTGTGAATGGGGCTTCCATAGTAACAGGGGTTTAACTGCAAATTGGATAGaagagagacacctagtggcagtaaCTTAGGTTTAGAGagattttttcaggcagaaagcaataTTTTTGATTAAAGTGtattactgtcaggaggggcattcttcacagcccggctagattgtcagaaacgcccttctgacagtgaagagatatcggtaactgcaccgatatctcttgccccggggcacataatgagaAGGcaaacagtgctctgaattcagcacactgtctgctttctagtggtattaaAACCATGtgtgtccgaggacatgaaaggtcctttttcctTGCCTTGTATATGGTAGCTCATAACTGCTTTGGAATTTTACAGCTTGTACTGTACGGTTTCCCCACTTCCAGGCGATGCTGTACGGTCTCAGCTTTTGAAGGAAAAACTAGTTGAATTAGAAACAGAAATTGAAAGGTTTAAGATGGAAAATGCCTCCTTGGCAAGACTCCGGGAAGACAAAGAAAAGACTCTGGAGACCCTAAGGTTTGATATATTTTACTGGATTGTTATTATTTAATCATTGTCCAATCAAACAAGGTCTACTTACAGGAGATGTGCACTTCTTACAAGTCTTTTACATATAAATGGCCCCCTTACTGACTATGGGGCGAATATTTGTTGCTGCTGGGAGTAGCAGGTATTGACTTCTCAATTCTACTATGTTTTTACAATGCTCTCCAGTTACTTCCAGACACTTCATAATACTCCTCAGTGGCTCCAAACAATAGTTGTgccatataaattaaaaaaaaagctatttaccTAGCTCAGTCCCCATGCAGCTCTGCTTCACTTGTTTGCAACTTGATGCAGCAAAACTGTACAGAGTTGCAGCTGctgaatggtagagcaggaagttcaagacttcctgctctaccattgcATTCAGTTTACCCATATCTTAGGGTTTGCCGGGTTTCCACATGTCCCCAGTTGGGAAATGGTTGTTTTTGCTCTGTGTGATCTCCAGGGAGAACTTTATTCTACTTAATTTCTTAATAGATTTTATTTAatcatttttttccatttgtctGTAAATTTATGATTTTAACAGGAAAGAAGTTGCAGACTTTGAACAGCAGAAAACAAAAGAACTAGCCAGGATTGAGGAGtacaaaaaagaagaaatgaaGAAACTCCAAAAAGAGCGGAAAGTGTTTGAGAAATACGCTAGTGCTGCGCGAGCAATACCGGACAAAAAAGAACGGGAGGAAATTCAGGTGAGGGCGATGTAGCCACACAACGTATGTCCCAGCAAAAACACTTTGAGCAACTTGCGCATCTTATATAAATGATTCTCCGATTGTCATCAGGCCAAAGTCCTGTGATCTTGGCTGTCGCCCTTCTCTTCTGACTGACAATGTATGATGCAGAAGGCACCAGAGATGTCAGTCAAGGCTATAAGGCAGAGGGGCGTGTAGTTTACTTTGTATCCATACCATATGTTTACATGTAAATGTGCATTTTGATCTATTTCCAAAGACTTTAAAGCAACAGATCAAAGACTTACAAGAGGAGTTGAAGAAAAAGGAAACAAAATGGTCGACTACCCATGTGCGTCTCCGAAACCAGATAGAAACCTTGTTAAAAGAAAACGGGGAACTGCGGGAAGAAATCAAGTTTATGGAAAAAGTCCGGTTGGAGTCTTGGAAGAAAACGGAAGCTATGGAAGGCAGAAAGAAGATGAGTGAAACGCCTACAAGTCAGCTGAAGAGATCAGAATCTGTAGTAAGTGACTTCATCCTATCAATGGCCATGGTCGCATTCATTGCTACTTATTACAGCTACCTACAACCTTAGAGATGCACAGAACCATATTACTACAACCAAATCCAGGGGGCCATACTTATACCTCCAATTATGAACTACTTTACAGACATTAATAGTTCATGTGAacgagaaactttgtaatatatcttaataaggaaataggtttccttctccGCTTTTCGAGCTGAGTTATTTTTTAAGTATTAGAAATGAAGAAGAATCCGGTGCAGGCACACCCCCTTAGAGTCGCAAGTGGTATTAAATAGTCGTGATAAGGTCAAAGTCATgcttatgactaattgaccaataaaccAAGGGTAACTGTCgccatcctaattaattaggctgagggccaggcggtaaagaagtcacaccactctgcATTGGTATTCGTTCTTCTCTCAGCAAAAGAATGTAtgctgacgcactttttattaaaaacacaggggttaaatgatagcagagaaaggaagtgatataaacAATGTTTCAtactcattcctgattggtatgatacatctcaatcaaacagaaaaagtataagcagtgccatatatagccagct
This sequence is a window from Leptodactylus fuscus isolate aLepFus1 chromosome 2, aLepFus1.hap2, whole genome shotgun sequence. Protein-coding genes within it:
- the CPAP gene encoding centrosomal P4.1-associated protein — translated: MNMPEMISSPDFSSEPNFMAQYISNIGRAGVIVNSAFPNLESGGDVQAVRPPSALSGMRVPTPFSGSSSLLSEDSFEHQNAAQKPPHHKTDHPGQISILKDPDWEGSRSRPHSRPVFREENVLREELNDPLLKKLEQLKEIQQQKQEQLKQQQMEQLHKLMEEQKILLNLVSRQPAYSEHEQQTLLSGHHSSSLSQKHRSRIMSPVSGNIPRDSPYMKHDLITKDSPSRPPSVCVRELSPEKSKTLEELLNEEDTEGYSGDGNETDDSSREEDSSRVQHEGLTKNSADDRPIMSSIKERKKSFEEFLEEQMRIEEQRLKQTNLQQAIEEQSRSKPEVKRPFLRRGEGLARFKSAPTKQSKHQEAKAIPQKASEVPVPHKMEKVHLQRKIAPLSKDLASENGSGAAKIPAVPGREKSESMQKKSVLKNHNLKRSLSFAHGQLEDKTTFSGRSSVPLERKGLPELDKENVDSAKSTEAGNKVQDGDSKSANPAEISFEISFQKRAVKWEKEKQKEHYELDEFLLLEQAADELSFSSNSSFVQKLLDPNFQNDSRRLSSTPVKSTEKHHEKVCNPIRTTSGGTSNQRMEALGSLSKTDPKVGLLEKIGKNSSELHRTSEEAKKSHVSDPVSSEGDYASSGDEHGNSVSSNNEEVDSDEGINTKELKESPKRLTRHSKGRDFDLDLSDGEENDSKEQTLLADNDKTSLKDDDDGSSSSDSSQVVFDDERTWDDLGNVQSLKGVYESNFATKQFIPSEYTSSSPTDAPDKGITRKVASKKGDQLKATTTSTPDTPPASELMMKLFPALKPKAKPEAQNVTKTVPSQEGPGDAVRSQLLKEKLVELETEIERFKMENASLARLREDKEKTLETLRKEVADFEQQKTKELARIEEYKKEEMKKLQKERKVFEKYASAARAIPDKKEREEIQTLKQQIKDLQEELKKKETKWSTTHVRLRNQIETLLKENGELREEIKFMEKVRLESWKKTEAMEGRKKMSETPTSQLKRSESVSPLHMLKQRRTPVPEPEKSTKILRSHSPIKGLSSKSFRNSSLSDSSNSEASKAKAAESVTSSTPQVPDKVLSTEPKNDSAPVKDNDYVQGEITYPDGKVERILRNGCHVILFPNGTRKEVSPDGKSTTVTFFNGDVKQVMSDQRVIYYYADAQTTHTTYPDGLEILQFSNGQIEKHFPDGKKEITFPDQTIKNLYRDGREESIFPDGTVITTHPDGTKVIQFDNGQRELHTAQFKRREYPDGTVKTVYTNGQQETKYASGRVRVKDKDGNIIMDTKI